One part of the Xiphophorus maculatus strain JP 163 A chromosome 1, X_maculatus-5.0-male, whole genome shotgun sequence genome encodes these proteins:
- the LOC102228726 gene encoding peptidase inhibitor 16-like, translating into MEEDPGSVKSESESERSAEPSESSTEDKTLTHSETTAHCSHTHTHTHTDPHRWTLDRLRIPSGPLPTMHLRSQSEQQGAPQVGAPWRSSRTSGASAPRRPPMGAHSWVSLLLGALLVPGAWSFLSESEEELLVEMHNFYRGRVSPSASAMMPLKWDPNLKLVAEGYAAKCIWNHNPALDDTGENLFVSSGPLDLRDALEKWFLEHLNFDYQNNSCDEDKMCGHYTQMVWGDTHRVGCAFHLCNTMELLDWERVSFLVCNYFPAGNFDDQRPYVEGDWCSSCPENLQKCENNLCVPDVEEEEVTVGSSDPPPAASPSSTFTAAPAATTPRAPNTPSMTPTAGSAADSPPPGTAEQEVFFSPTSRAPREEEEAGKSDEKEREERVIRKQEIWQKTFPQSNISAGSGSVSAAPVLLAGLAGLLTLWL; encoded by the exons atggaggAGGATCCTGGCTCGGTTAAATCTGAGTCAGAATCAGAACGGTCTGCAGAGCCGAGCGAGAGCAGCACTGAGGACAAAACTCTCACACACTCTGAGACAACGGCACattgttcacacacacacacacacacacacactgatccACACCGCTGGACTCTGGACCGCCTCAGGATTCCCTCAGGACCGTTACCCACCATGCACCTCAGGAGCCAGTCTGAGCAGCAGGGGGCCCCTCAGGTCGGGGCCCCTTGGCGGAGCTCCAGGACCAGTGGGGCGTCTGCGCCGCGCCGCCCGCCGATGGGAGCCCATTCCTGGGTGAGCCTGCTGCTGGGGGCCCTGCTGGTTCCTGGAGCCTGGAGCTTCCTGAGCGAGtcggaggaggagctgctggtggAGATGCACAACTTCTACAGAGGACGGGTTTCCCCCAGCGCGTCGGCCATGATGCCCCTG AAATGGGACCCGAACCTGAAGCTGGTAGCAGAGGGCTACGCTGCTAAATGCATCTGGAACCACAACCCGGCGCTGGACGACACGGGGGAGAATCTGTTTGTGAGCAGCGGGCCTCTGGACCTCCGAGACGCTCTGGAGAAATGGTTCCTGG AACATTTGAACTTCGACTACCAGAACAACAGCTGTGATGAAGACAAGATGTGTGGGCACTACACacag atgGTTTGGGGCGACACACACCGGGTCGGATGTGCTTTCCATCTCTGCAACACGATGGAGTTGCTGGACTGGGAGCGAGTGTCATTCCTGGTCTGCAACTACTTCCCAGC GGGGAACTTTGACGACCAGCGGCCGTACGTTGAAGGCGACTGGTGTTCCAGCTgcccagaaaacctgcagaagtGTGAGAACAATCTGTGCG TTCCTGacgtggaggaagaggaggtcaCCGTGGGGTCATCTGATCCGCCTCCTGCTGCCAGTCCTTCATCAACGTTcactgctgctcctgctgccaCGACTCCCAGAGCTCCCAATACTCCCAGTATGACCCCCACGGCAGGCAGCGCTGCAGACTCGCCTCCTCCAGGAACCGCGGAGCAGGAAGTCTTCTTCTCTCCCACATCCAGAGCGCCgcgggaggaagaggaggctggGAAGAGCGATgagaaggagagggaggagagagtCATCAGGAAGCAGGAGATCTGGCAGAAAACGTTTCCTCAGTCCAACATCTCGGCCGGTTCCGGTTCTGTGAGCGCGGCGCCGGTCCTGCTGGCCGGCCTGGCCGGACTCCTGACTCTGTGGCTGTga